The Mastomys coucha isolate ucsf_1 unplaced genomic scaffold, UCSF_Mcou_1 pScaffold14, whole genome shotgun sequence genome window below encodes:
- the Ndufa10 gene encoding NADH dehydrogenase [ubiquinone] 1 alpha subcomplex subunit 10, mitochondrial, with protein MALRLLRLVPASAPARGLAAGAQRVGRIHTSVHCKLRYGLLAYILGEKTTKKLHEYSRVITVDGNICSGKSKLAKDIAEQLGMKHFPEAGIQYATTTTGDGRPLDTEFSGSCSLEKFYDDPKSNDGNSYRLQSWLYANRLLQYSDALEHLLSTGQGVVLERSIYSDFVFLEAMYNQGFIRKQCVDHYNEIKRLTVPEYLPPHAVIYIDVPVPEIQSRIQKKGDPHEMKVTSAYLQDIENAYKKTFLPQMSEMCEVLVYSSWEAEDSTKVVEDIEYLNYNKGPWLKQDNQTFHNLRMKIQDKSDVLNYTTIPVYLPEITIGAHQGSRIYNSFRELPGRKYAPGYNAEVGDKWIWLK; from the exons ATGGCCTTGAGGTTGCTGAGACTTGTCCCGGCGTCGGCGCCCGCGCGCGGCCTCGCGGCCGGAGCCCAGCGCGTG GGACGAATTCATACCAGTGTGCATTGCAAGCTGAGGTATGGGCTTTTGGCCTACATTCTTGGTGAAAAGACAACCAAAAAGCTGCATGAGTACAGCCGAGTGATAACAGTAGATGGGAACATATGCTCTGGGAAAAGCAAGCTCGCAAAGGACATCGCAGAGCAGCTAG GCATGAAACACTTTCCAGAAGCAGGGATACAGTATGCAACCACAACCACAGGTGACGGAAGGCCCCTCGACACAGAATTTAGTGGCAGCTGTAGTTTAGAGAAATTCTATGATGATCCCAAGAGCAACGATGGCAACAGCTACCGCCTGCAGTCCTGGCTGTATGCCAACCGCCTCCTGCAGTACTCAGACGCCCTGGAGCACCTGTTGAGCACAG GACAAGGTGTGGTCTTGGAGCGCTCCATCTACAGTGACTTTGTCTTCCTGGAGGCCATGTACAACCAGGGCTTCATCCGAAAGCAGT GTGTGGACCACTATAATGAAATTAAGCGGCTCACTGTCCCAGAGTACCTGCCGCCACACGCAGTCATCTATATTGATGTGCCTGTGCCAGAGATACAGAGCAGGATCCAGAAGAAAGGAGAT CCACATGAAATGAAGGTCACCTCTGCCTATCTCCAGGACATCGAGAATGCCTACAAGAAAACCTTCCTCCCACAGATGAG TGAGATGTGCGAGGTCTTGGTGTACAGTTCCTGGGAAGCTGAAGACTCAACCAAG GTGGTAGAGGACATTGAATACCTTAACTACAACAAAGGGCCTTGGCTTAAACAGGACAATCAGACCTTCCACAACCTGCGGATGAA GATTCAGGATAAGTCAGATGTGCTGAATTACACGACCATCCCGGTCTACCTCCCAGAAATCACTATTGGAGCTCATCAGGGTAGCCGGATCTACAACAGCTTCAGAGAG